Proteins co-encoded in one Rhodococcus sp. PAMC28707 genomic window:
- a CDS encoding DUF2613 domain-containing protein produces the protein MKFAVPGIVAAVVGAVLGVGVVLGVTAAASDNTRPEIDRTGNADSSLLNQVEYGSR, from the coding sequence ATGAAGTTTGCTGTCCCGGGAATTGTTGCTGCAGTAGTCGGCGCTGTATTGGGCGTCGGTGTCGTGTTAGGGGTGACTGCGGCAGCATCGGACAACACTCGTCCCGAGATCGACCGCACCGGCAACGCCGACTCTTCGTTGCTCAACCAGGTTGAGTACGGCAGCCGCTGA
- a CDS encoding universal stress protein: protein MPADLILIAYDGSDNAKRAIDYAGRFLVTKRAIVVTAWEPMVRQAARMSGLSGVMQPEWVADDETEDVALTDAKAINEEGVRLAGEAGLEVEGHCAECTTAIWSAIVEKADDLDVDIIVTGTRGTTGLRSLLQSSVAEHVLRHSHRPVLIVPPGK from the coding sequence ATGCCTGCAGATCTGATACTCATCGCGTACGACGGCTCTGACAACGCCAAACGAGCCATCGATTACGCCGGCCGCTTTCTCGTGACGAAGCGGGCCATCGTCGTCACCGCGTGGGAGCCGATGGTTAGGCAAGCGGCACGCATGTCCGGACTCTCCGGTGTCATGCAACCCGAATGGGTAGCCGACGACGAAACCGAGGATGTGGCACTGACCGACGCGAAAGCCATCAACGAGGAGGGCGTTCGACTAGCCGGTGAAGCCGGACTCGAAGTGGAGGGGCACTGCGCCGAATGCACGACGGCCATCTGGAGCGCCATCGTGGAGAAAGCCGACGATCTCGACGTGGACATCATCGTCACCGGAACCCGCGGCACCACGGGCCTTCGTTCGCTGCTCCAGAGTTCGGTGGCAGAGCATGTGCTGCGCCACAGTCATCGGCCGGTTCTCATAGTTCCACCCGGCAAGTAA
- a CDS encoding alpha-(1->3)-arabinofuranosyltransferase, translating into MSTAAADTAGTISSERFGRKWLLGVSALAFLVSFLQVPGYTVADTKYDLSQNPLGFLARASHQWTSQAPLGQVQNQAYGYFFPHGAFFALGDILAIPPWVTQRIWWALLLIAGFWGIVRLAEALGIGSRSSRLIAAFAFALSPRVITTLASISSETMPMMLAPWVLIPVVRAFNRSDSDATQSGGRWSGPRTLAAQSACAVALMGAVNAVATAAACLVAVVWLLCHRPNRAWAVFTAWWVGFGVLATLWWIVPLLLLGRVSPPFLDYIESSGTTTQWASLAEILRGTSSWTPFVSPERVAGAILVTQPAAVIATGVIAAAGVAGLAMRTMPARGRLTVILLVGIVGLTAGYVGDLSSPFADTVRLFLDTAGAPLRNVHKLEPLIRIPLVLGLAHLLAKVPLPGSVPVTRWRAAIAHPERDKMVAVAGLVLVGLTFSTSLAWTGKLAPRGAYEAIPEYWHDAADWLTEHASGSSPDGSDAQRALVVPGAPFALQTWGLTRDEPLQALATTPWAVRDAVPLTPPGAIRALDSVQRLIADGRPSAGLADTLLGQGISFVVVRNDLDPETSRSTRPVQVHRALDGSPGLTRVARFGEDIAPGTVEGITIDGDLRPPYPAVEIYEVENPTALPASGPYTVDLDRVPFVQGGPESALRLNAQRRNGASDPVPAGPLILASDAVAAGIPVDKVTVTDTPMNRETDFGQVDYHSSALRSSEEPRRSLNAVPDYPVYGAATVDGEWEGARITASSSASDSTQIGGTAPGSGVAAVVDGDLATSWVSNGIENALGQWLQLDFDTPVNQGLLHLRTSPGTIGDPVKWLEITTPNGSTAARIDKPGAPLTVSLPGGSTPWVRITAKSTVDGTSGSQFGISELSIDDFSDRDAPQQVSIVHRAVLPPVTADADVQGWELSQEFPGRNGCIETTDRIRCSSGLSLPPEELGRFSRTLSVPMGTAVLPELTLRTRQSPELESLLSQPGRPVATAASDVGDLHGSAFAATDGDDRTSWTAPTKSIEKQAGTQPTLTVNLPEPTLVDGLTLSPSLGDLPAHPTRVAVNLGDGPMVRDMDGPTTIELAPRVTDRIVISIVAWDDVLDKNSLGFVLPSPPGLSEVKVLSGGTVLGGALDANRVVTVGCDRGPIISIAGQTVRASVTATVDTFRSGEPLNATLCEGIFPVQTDALNPIALPAGEQDVVVDPGAAFFVDGMRLRTMPVPATSARSSAPVSADTTAWTSDHREIEVSGRDTDQLLVVPESNNSGWHATSSDGTVLTPITVNGWQQGWVIPAGVDGTVALDYPSNTWYRLGIFGGLLLLIPLTFFAFRASPRRTSVPPRPWNRSKVSAIALTAAAIVIAGITGAVVAVALWIGTVALQRRYGTTVAARVLVSTAGIGTLTAMALLSRGPWRSPEGYIGHAYLVQFTALVAVLALAVAVTAEND; encoded by the coding sequence TTGAGTACGGCAGCCGCTGACACTGCCGGAACGATCTCGTCCGAGCGATTCGGACGTAAGTGGCTGCTCGGGGTCTCCGCTCTAGCGTTTCTCGTTTCGTTCCTGCAGGTCCCCGGCTACACGGTCGCGGATACGAAATACGATCTTTCCCAGAATCCGCTGGGATTTCTTGCGCGCGCTTCACACCAGTGGACGAGCCAAGCACCCCTCGGTCAGGTTCAGAACCAGGCTTACGGATACTTCTTCCCACATGGCGCATTCTTTGCGCTCGGTGACATTCTTGCGATTCCGCCTTGGGTAACCCAGCGCATCTGGTGGGCACTGCTGTTGATCGCCGGATTCTGGGGAATCGTTCGACTGGCCGAAGCACTGGGAATCGGCTCTCGTAGCTCACGGCTCATCGCTGCATTCGCATTCGCTCTGTCCCCACGTGTCATCACCACTCTCGCGTCGATCTCGTCCGAGACGATGCCGATGATGTTGGCGCCGTGGGTATTGATTCCGGTGGTGCGCGCGTTCAACCGAAGCGACTCCGACGCAACGCAATCGGGCGGCCGGTGGAGCGGACCCCGAACCCTCGCGGCGCAATCCGCATGCGCCGTAGCATTGATGGGCGCCGTCAACGCCGTCGCGACAGCCGCCGCGTGCCTCGTCGCCGTGGTCTGGTTGCTGTGCCACCGGCCGAACCGGGCGTGGGCCGTATTCACCGCCTGGTGGGTAGGTTTCGGTGTCCTCGCCACCCTGTGGTGGATCGTTCCGCTACTCCTTCTCGGACGCGTGAGCCCACCGTTCCTCGACTACATCGAATCCTCCGGAACCACGACGCAGTGGGCCTCGCTCGCCGAGATCCTCCGCGGTACCAGCAGTTGGACACCGTTCGTCTCCCCCGAGCGCGTGGCGGGTGCCATCCTGGTCACCCAACCGGCGGCGGTCATCGCTACCGGTGTCATCGCTGCCGCCGGAGTAGCCGGCCTCGCGATGCGCACGATGCCGGCCCGCGGACGCCTGACAGTAATACTGCTGGTCGGCATAGTAGGGCTCACGGCCGGCTACGTCGGTGATCTGAGTTCCCCCTTCGCCGATACCGTGCGCCTGTTCCTCGACACCGCGGGCGCCCCACTGCGCAACGTGCACAAGTTGGAGCCCCTCATCCGAATACCGTTGGTGCTCGGGCTCGCTCATCTCCTCGCCAAGGTGCCGCTCCCCGGATCGGTACCTGTTACCCGATGGCGAGCGGCAATAGCCCATCCAGAACGAGACAAGATGGTCGCCGTCGCCGGACTGGTTCTGGTCGGATTGACCTTTTCCACCTCACTCGCCTGGACCGGCAAACTCGCGCCCCGCGGCGCGTACGAAGCCATCCCCGAGTACTGGCACGACGCGGCCGACTGGCTCACCGAGCACGCATCGGGATCCTCCCCCGACGGATCGGACGCTCAGCGCGCCCTCGTTGTCCCCGGTGCACCGTTTGCCCTCCAGACCTGGGGCCTGACCCGTGACGAACCACTCCAGGCCCTTGCCACGACGCCGTGGGCGGTACGCGACGCAGTCCCACTGACCCCGCCCGGAGCTATCCGCGCACTCGATTCGGTGCAGCGCCTCATCGCGGACGGCCGTCCATCCGCCGGACTTGCCGACACCCTTCTGGGCCAGGGAATCAGCTTCGTGGTCGTCCGTAACGATCTGGACCCGGAGACCTCACGCTCCACGCGACCGGTGCAGGTCCACCGGGCTCTCGACGGCTCACCGGGCCTGACGCGTGTCGCCCGGTTCGGTGAGGACATCGCCCCGGGCACCGTGGAAGGCATCACCATCGACGGCGATCTGCGGCCGCCGTACCCCGCCGTCGAGATTTACGAGGTCGAAAACCCAACAGCTCTACCGGCATCCGGTCCGTACACGGTGGACCTGGATCGAGTTCCTTTCGTGCAGGGCGGCCCGGAGTCGGCATTGCGCCTGAACGCGCAGCGCCGTAACGGCGCCTCGGACCCGGTACCCGCCGGGCCCCTCATCCTGGCCTCCGACGCGGTGGCGGCTGGGATACCGGTGGACAAGGTCACCGTGACCGACACTCCGATGAATCGGGAGACCGACTTCGGCCAGGTCGATTACCACAGCTCCGCGCTGCGTTCGAGCGAGGAACCACGAAGATCGCTCAATGCCGTACCCGATTACCCGGTGTACGGCGCCGCTACGGTCGACGGCGAATGGGAGGGCGCTCGCATCACCGCATCGAGTTCGGCCTCGGATTCGACGCAGATCGGTGGAACAGCCCCTGGCAGCGGCGTCGCGGCAGTCGTCGACGGTGATCTGGCAACGAGTTGGGTATCCAACGGTATCGAAAATGCACTGGGACAATGGCTTCAACTCGACTTCGACACTCCTGTCAACCAAGGGTTGCTGCATCTACGCACCAGCCCGGGGACTATCGGGGATCCGGTCAAGTGGCTCGAGATCACCACTCCCAACGGCAGTACCGCGGCGCGAATCGACAAGCCCGGAGCGCCGCTGACGGTGTCACTGCCTGGTGGTTCGACGCCATGGGTGCGCATCACCGCCAAGTCGACGGTGGACGGTACCAGCGGAAGCCAGTTCGGGATCAGCGAACTCTCCATCGATGACTTCTCCGATCGTGATGCGCCACAGCAGGTATCGATCGTGCACCGCGCGGTACTTCCGCCCGTCACTGCTGACGCAGACGTACAGGGTTGGGAACTGAGCCAAGAATTCCCCGGTCGTAACGGATGCATCGAGACCACGGACCGAATCCGTTGCAGCAGCGGATTATCTCTCCCACCAGAGGAACTCGGGCGCTTCTCCCGCACCCTTTCGGTACCTATGGGCACAGCGGTACTGCCCGAGTTGACGCTACGAACTAGGCAGAGCCCCGAACTCGAATCGCTTCTCTCGCAGCCCGGTCGCCCAGTGGCCACCGCTGCCTCGGACGTCGGCGACCTGCACGGCTCCGCATTCGCCGCCACCGACGGTGATGACAGGACCTCATGGACTGCGCCCACCAAGAGCATCGAGAAGCAGGCGGGTACGCAGCCCACCCTGACGGTGAACCTGCCGGAACCCACGCTGGTCGACGGCCTCACCCTGTCCCCCAGCCTGGGCGATCTACCTGCTCACCCGACGAGGGTGGCGGTGAACCTGGGTGATGGGCCGATGGTCCGCGACATGGACGGCCCCACCACGATCGAACTGGCGCCGCGAGTAACCGACCGGATAGTCATCTCGATCGTCGCCTGGGACGACGTGTTGGACAAGAACTCTCTCGGTTTCGTACTGCCCTCGCCTCCCGGTCTGTCCGAGGTGAAAGTACTGTCCGGTGGCACGGTGTTGGGCGGGGCACTCGACGCAAACCGGGTGGTGACCGTCGGCTGCGACCGTGGCCCGATCATCTCGATCGCCGGACAGACCGTGCGTGCATCGGTGACTGCAACGGTGGATACATTCCGATCGGGCGAACCGCTGAATGCGACGCTGTGCGAGGGGATATTCCCGGTGCAGACCGACGCACTCAACCCGATTGCCCTCCCGGCGGGCGAGCAGGATGTCGTCGTCGATCCGGGTGCTGCATTCTTCGTCGACGGAATGCGATTACGCACCATGCCCGTTCCCGCTACGAGCGCGAGAAGTTCTGCTCCCGTAAGCGCCGACACGACCGCCTGGACGTCGGACCATCGCGAAATCGAGGTATCGGGCCGCGACACCGATCAGCTTCTCGTCGTACCGGAGAGCAACAATTCCGGTTGGCACGCAACATCTTCCGACGGCACGGTATTGACACCGATCACCGTGAACGGTTGGCAGCAAGGATGGGTGATCCCGGCAGGTGTCGACGGAACCGTCGCGCTCGACTACCCGAGCAACACGTGGTACCGACTGGGCATCTTCGGCGGACTGCTCCTCCTGATCCCGTTGACATTCTTCGCTTTCCGCGCGAGCCCACGCCGCACGAGTGTGCCGCCACGACCCTGGAACCGGTCGAAGGTAAGCGCGATCGCACTCACTGCCGCCGCGATCGTCATCGCCGGCATCACCGGAGCCGTCGTGGCGGTCGCCCTCTGGATCGGCACCGTGGCACTCCAACGGCGGTACGGCACCACCGTCGCAGCTCGGGTGCTGGTGTCCACCGCGGGCATCGGCACCTTGACAGCCATGGCACTGCTCTCACGCGGGCCGTGGCGATCACCGGAGGGCTATATCGGGCACGCCTACCTGGTGCAGTTCACCGCCCTCGTCGCGGTACTGGCGCTCGCCGTGGCAGTCACGGCCGAGAACGACTGA